The proteins below are encoded in one region of Chrysemys picta bellii isolate R12L10 chromosome 4, ASM1138683v2, whole genome shotgun sequence:
- the PACSIN1 gene encoding protein kinase C and casein kinase substrate in neurons protein 1, with translation MSGSYDESAAAAEEITDSFWEVGNYKRTVKRIDDGHRLCNDLMNCVHERAKIEKAYAQQLTDWSKRWRQLIEKGPQYGSLERAWGAMMTEADKVSELHQDVKNSLLNEDFEKVKNWQKDAYHKQIMGGFKEAKEADDGFRKAQKPWAKKMKEVETAKKAYHLACKEEKLAMTREANSKAEQSITADQQKKLQDKVEKCKQDVQKTQEKYEKVLEELNKCTPQYMESMEQVFEQCQQFEEKRLIFLKEVLLDIKRHLNLAESSSYTNVYRELEQTIRVADAQEDLRWFRSTSGPGMPMNWPQFEEWNPDLTHTITRREKIKKNEGVTLTNATAVGESAAVAGDRGSVSSYDRSQPYTTEWSDDEGGNSFSASEANGGANPFEEEPVGKGMRVRALYDYDGQEQDELSFKAGDELTKLGEEDEQGWCKGRLDNGQLGLYPANYVESI, from the exons ATGTCGGGCTCCTACGATGAGTCTGCGGCAGCTGCGGAGGAAATAACCGACAGCTTCTGGGAG GTGGGGAACTACAAACGGACAGTGAAACGGATAGACGATGGGCACCGGCTCTGTAATGACCTCATGAACTGTGTCCATGAGCGGGCCAAGATCGAGAAGGCCTACGCCCAGCAGCTGACCGACTGGTCCAAGAGGTGGAGGCAGCTGATCGAGAAAG GCCCGCAGTACGGCAGCTTGGAGAGGGCGTGGGGAGCCATGATGACAGAGGCGGACAAGGTGAGCGAGCTGCATCAGGATGTGAAGAACAGCCTGCTGAACGAGGACTTTGAGAAGGTGAAGAACTGGCAGAAGGACGCTTACCACAAGCAGATCATGGGAGGCTTCAAGGAGGCCAAGGAGGCAGACGACGGCTTCCGGAAAGCGCAGAAACCCTGGGCCAAGAAAATGAAGGAG GTGGAGACGGCCAAGAAAGCATATCACCTGGCATGCAAAGAGGAGAAGCTGGCAATGACCCGGGAAGCCAACAGCAAGGCAGAGCAGTCCATCACTGCAgaccagcagaagaagctccaGGACAAGGTGGAAAAGTGCAAGCAAGATGTGCAAAAG ACCCAAGAGAAGTACGAGAAGGTGCTGGAGGAGCTGAACAAGTGCACCCCACAGTACATGGAGAGCATGGAGCAGGTGTTCGAGCAGTGCCAGCAGTTCGAGGAGAAGAGGCTCATCTTCCTGAAGGAGGTGCTGTTGGACATCAAGCGGCACCTGAACCTGGCTGAGAGCAGCAG CTACACCAACGTCTACCGCGAGCTGGAGCAAACCATCCGCGTGGCAGACGCGCAGGAGGACCTCAGGTGGTTCCGCAGCACTAGCGGCCCGGGGATGCCTATGAACTGGCCCCAGTTTGAG GAGTGGAACCCGGACCTCACGCACACGATAACGAGGCGAGAGAAGATTAAGAAGAACGAAGGGGTGACCCTGACCAATGCCACTGCAGTGGGCGAGTCAGCAGCAGTGGCCGGGGACCGCGGCAG CGTGAGCAGCTACGACCGCAGCCAGCCCTACACCACTGAGTGGTCGGACGACGAGGGCGGCAACTCCTTCAGTGCCAGCGAGGCCAATGGCGGCGCCAACCCCTTTGAGGAGGAGCCGGTAGGGAAGGGAATGCGTGTGCGAGCTCTGTATGACTACGACGGGCAAGAGCAGGATGAGCTGAGCTTCAAAGCGG GCGACGAATTAACCAAATTAGGTGAAGAAGATGAACAAGGATGGTGCAAAGGGCGTCTAGACAATGGGCAACTCGGCCTTTACCCAGCCAACTATGTGGAGTCTATCTAA